A single region of the Sorghum bicolor cultivar BTx623 chromosome 9, Sorghum_bicolor_NCBIv3, whole genome shotgun sequence genome encodes:
- the LOC8058269 gene encoding DNA (cytosine-5)-methyltransferase CMT2 isoform X2: MEPEPPPPGPTSPSSPLATGPAAAASEGSPAGGDGRAEGDEAGGFSAGLEPLWSLLFGDPAELEPMWSPPREFGVGAEFAAPDPEAEADVDDAEGPWDGAPWRSTGVVAGEGLATCTTTLLNPTLAAGFSEFSIAASDTTTAISQGAVLEVMPIHSGPDSSSPVPSPSCSPIPVALEERAPVVIPGSEPPLPLPVASSEAILEEGTLECTFNSVPSPPALPSSDRPDLGAEDGPNDWSSLLKVLSGSMPVIDMAATERPGDNAANCSMCMSDIATGDGTPLRSSPRIMAVKTKANAASLEHEIESSRASEHRLAVSRQISTSEGSQQPVSARLFEETTVASGKPVHLPDGVKPQGSPDIIDIYTSSTDVVVALPVVSKRSLKNKVVSIKTKANAASLEQEIESSRASKHRLAVSQQSTVSEGSQQPVSARLFEETTVSSGKPVHLPDGVKPQGSPEIVAIHCSSTDVVVALPVVSKRSLKNKVVSSSPRKTRSSSKVVVNSNRVSAVSQVMNCVPAVHKASSSIPPRKHKLASEKCLPNLERVDAMLHNSGLISANKAVHGTPLEVEAALSQPPKAKQPRICLGKCSLNLKSAENSSSSICELPMVTVTSAPEDKPISAPENKPLDTHCTDSEMVDSMDGSYFFVGDAVPDEEAQKRWPHRYQNNHCLLKKDKRSNTQTVSNVGKAVLDVKCHYLEASICGSTLCIGDCAFIKGLEGKPHYIGRLLEFFETTADEYYFTVQWFFRAEDTVMEDQAQSHDPRRLFYSDLKDDNLLDCIVSKVTIMPVSPSLNEKPRLIPSFHYYYDMKYSLDYSTFSTMEMGDPNDTLHSHYTSSNNVKRIDFTEKQKSPTSEMRELSLLDLYCGCGGMSTGLCLGARGGGVNLVARWAVDGDEVACETFRLNHPETRVRNETTDDFLELLKEWKKLCKTYVKPCSKVKSQSNVPTQSSNGTPDCSTFSTEEFEVWKLVDICFGDPNGVRKRALYFKVRWKGYGPNDDTWEPMEGLKNCKDAIRDFVIEGHNKKILPLPGDVDVICGGPPCQGISGYNRNREFDAPFNCERNKQIIVFMDVMQFLKPKYIYMENVLDILKFADATLARYALSRLVSMHYQAKLGVMAAGCYGLPQFRMRVFLVGCHPKEKLPPFPLPTHEAIVKNGCPLAFERNLVGWPDSMPMQLEKPIVLEDALSDLPEVENGEKREEMLYMKGPQTEFQRYIRSFNSVLGSRAHVIKVSKSKLFDHRPRALDVDNYLRVLQIPKKKGANFRDLPGVIVGPDNIARLDPTKERILLPSGNPLVVDCVLAYKNGKSLRPYGRLWWDEVVGTVLTCPNAHMQALIHPAQDRLLTIRESARLQGFPDSFRFRGTVKDRYRQIGNAVAVPVGRALGYALAMAYLNKTGDDPLMVLPPKFAFSHDVQGLSSVNGLHGRPIG; the protein is encoded by the exons ATGGAGCCCGAGCCCCCGCCCCCCGGTCCCACCTCGCCCTCCTCGCCGCTGGCGACAGGCCCCGCTGCCGCCGCCTCTGAGGGTTCTCCGGCGGGCGGCGACGGCAGGGCGGAGGGCGACGAGGCGGGGGGTTTCAGCGCTGGGCTGGAGCCACTATGGTCGCTCCTCTTCGGCGACCCAGCGGAGCTGGAGCCCATGTGGTCGCCGCCGAGGGAGTTTGGTGTCGGCGCGGAATTCGCCGCCCCGGACCCGGAGGCGGAGGCCGATGTGGACGACGCGGAAGGGCCCTGGGACGGCGCGCCCTGGAGGTCCACCGGGGTTGTCGCCGGCGAGGGCCTGGCCACGTGCACGACGACGCTGCTGAACCCCACGCTGGCAGCCGGATTCTCCGAATTTTCGATCGCCGCCTCCGATACCACCACGGCAATTTCCCAGGGAGCCGTGCTAGAGGTCATGCCGATTCATTCCGgccctgattcttcttcaccggtgCCGTCGCCTTCGTGCTCCCCAATTCCGGTGGCTTTAGAGGAGCGTGCGCCTGTGGTGATCCCCGGCTCGGAGCCTCCGCTGCCGCTACCAGTGGCTTCTTCGGAAGCCATACTTGAAGAGGGAACTCTCGAGTGCACCTTCAACTCAGTGCCGTCGCCACCGGCTCTGCCTTCTTCAGATCGCCCTGATTTAGGGGCAGAGGATGGTCCCAACGATTGGTCCTCCTTACTGAAAGTTTTATCAGGATCCATGCCAGTTATTGATATGGCTGCGACGGAACGTCCTGGGGACAATGCTGCTAACTGCAGCATGTGTATGTCGGATATTGCTACTGGAGATGGCACACCGCTCCGAAGTTCTCCGAGGATAATGGCAGTCAAGACCAAAGCAAATGCCGCATCTTTGGAACATGAAATAGAATCATCTAGAGCTTCCGAGCACCGCCTAGCGGTTTCTCGGCAGATTAGCACCAGTGAAGGGAGCCAACAACCTGTATCTGCTAGGTTATTTGAGGAGACCACTGTCGCTTCAGGAAAACCAGTTCACTTGCCTGATGGGGTCAAGCCACAGGGATCACCAGATATCATTGACATATACACCTCCTCTACCGATGTTGTGGTGGCTTTACCGGTGGTGAGTAAAAGGTCCTTAAAGAATAAAGTAGTGTCAATCAAGACCAAAGCAAATGCTGCATCTTTGGAACAGGAAATAGAATCATCTAGAGCTTCCAAGCACCGCCTAGCGGTTTCTCAGCAGAGCACCGTTAGTGAAGGGAGCCAACAACCTGTATCTGCTAGGTTATTTGAGGAGACTACTGTTTCTTCAGGAAAACCAGTTCACTTGCCCGATGGGGTCAAGCCGCAAGGATCACCAGAGATTGTTGCCATACACTGCTCCTCTACGGATGTTGTGGTGGCTTTACCAGTGGTAAGTAAAAGGTCCTTGAAGAATAAAGTAGTGTCGTCTTCTCCAAGGAAGACTAGATCATCCTCAAAGGTGGTGGTGAATTCCAACAGGGTATCAGCTGTTTCGCAAGTGATGAATTGTGTGCCTGCTGTGCATAAAGCCAGTTCTAGTATACCTCCTAGGAAGCATAAGCTTGCTTCTGAGAAGTGCTTGCCCAATTTGGAGAGAGTGGATGCTATGTTACACAACTCTGGATTAATAAGTGCTAACAAAGCGGTCCATGGGACGCCCCTAGAGGTAGAGGCAGCATTATCTCAACCTCCAAAGGCAAAGCAGCCCAGGATATGCTTAGGGAAATGTTCATTGAATTTGAAGAGCGCAGAGAACAGTAGTAGCTCTATCTGTGAACTACCAATGGTCACAGTGACCTCAGCTCCGGAGGATAAACCGATCTCAGCTCCAGAGAATAAACCATTGGATACTCACTGTACTGATTCTGAAATGGTGGATAGCATGGATGGTTCCTATTTCTTTGTGGGTGATGCAGTGCCTGATGAGGAGGCTCAGAAGAGATGGCCTCACCGCTACCAGAACAATCATTGCCTTCTGAAGAAG GATAAGAGGAGCAATACCCAAACAGTTTCCAA TGTTGGCAAGGCTGTCTTGGATGTCAAATGCCACTATTTGGAAGCTAGTATATGTGGCTCAACTTTATGTATTGGGGATTGTGCATTTATTAAG GGTCTAGAAGGAAAACCACATTATATAGGCAGGTTATTAGAGTTTTTTGAAACAACTGCTGATGAATATTACTTCACTGTTCAGTGGTTTTTCAGAGCTGAAGACACA GTCATGGAAGACCAAGCACAGTCTCATGACCCAAGGAGGCTCTTTTACTCAGACCTGAAGGATGACAATTTACTAGACTGCATTGTTTCTAAAGTTACCATTATGCCAGTTTCTCCAAGT CTAAATGAAAAGCCTCGGTTAATTCCTTCATTCCACTATTACTATGACATGAAGTACTCTCTGGACTATAGTACATTTTCTACAATGGAAATGG GAGATCCAAATGACACGTTACATTCACATTACACTAGTAGCAACAATGTGAAAAGGATTGATTTCACTGAAAAGCAGAAGTCTCCCACATCAGAGATGAGGGAGCTTTCCCTGTTAGATCTGTACTGTGGTTGTGGGGGAATGTCTACTGGACTTTGTCTTGGGGCTCGTGGTGGTGGTGTGAATCTTGTAGCG AGATGGGCTGTTGATGGCGATGAAGTTGCATGTGAAACCTTCAGGCTAAATCATCCAGAAACTCGG GTCCGAAACGAAACCACCGACGATTTCCTTGAGTTGTTGAAGGAATGGAAAAAGCTATGCAAAACCTATGTGAAACCCTGCAGTAAAGTAAAGTCTCAGTCCAACGTTCCAACACAATCCAGTAATGGAACTCCAGATTGTTCTACATTTTCTACTGAAGAATTTGAAGTATGGAAGCTAGTTGATATTTGCTTCGGTGATCCAAATGGTGTCAGAAAGCGTGCCTTGTACTTTAAG GTCCGCTGGAAAGGTTATGGCCCTAATGATGACACATGGGAGCCAATGGAAGGGTTAAA GAACTGCAAAGATGCAATTAGGGATTTTGTTATTGAAGGGCACAATAAAAAGATCTTACCACTTCCT GGTGATGTGGATGTCATATGTGGAGGACCACCATGCCAAGGAATTAGTGGCTACAACCGCAATAGAGAATTTGATGCACCATTCAACTGTGAGAGAAATAAGCAGATCATTGTCTTCATGGATGTAATGCAATTTTTGAAGCCCAAATACATTTACATGGAAAATGTCCTTGATATACTGAAGTTTGCTGATGCAACACTTGCAAGATATGCTCTAAGTCGGCTAGTTTCTATGCATTATCAAGCAAAACTAGGGGTCATGGCTGCTGGATGTTATGGCCTCCCACAATTCCGAATGCGTGTCTTTTTGGTGGGCTGTCATCCAAAGGAG AAATTACCCCCGTTTCCTCTACCTACTCATGAGGCAATTGTGAAGAATGGTTGCCCCTTGGCTTTTGAG CGTAATTTAGTTGGATGGCCCGACAGCATGCCAATGCAACTAGAAAAACCAATTGTTCTCGAAGATGCTCTATCTGATCTTCCAGAA GTGGAGAATGGAGAAAAACGAGAAGAAATGCTATATATGAAGGGACCTCAGACAGAATTCCAAAGATATATTCGGTCATTTAATTCTG TGCTTGGATCCAGAGCTCATGTCATAAAAGTGTCTAAATCAAAATTGTTTGACCATCGACCAAGGGCACTGGATGTTGATAACTACTTAAGAGTACTGCAGATTCCCAAGAAAAAG GGAGCTAATTTTAGagaccttccaggagtcataGTAGGTCCTGACAACATAGCTAGATTAGATCCAACTAAGGAGAGAATACTATTGCCATCTGGTAATCCTCTG GTGGTTGATTGTGTCCTAGCCTACAAGAATGGTAAATCATTAAG ACCATATGGTCGACTCTGGTGGGACGAGGTAGTGGGAACTGTGCTGACATGTCCAAATGCTCACATGCAG GCCTTAATACATCCTGCACAAGACAGACTGCTAACTATTCGTGAAAGTGCTCGTTTGCAAGGTTTTCCTGACAGCTTCAGGTTTCGTGGAACAGTCAAAGACAG ATACCGCCAGATTGGAAATGCAGTGGCTGTACCTGTCGGTCGTGCGCTTGGGTATGCCCTGGCCATGGCCTATCTGAACAAGACTGGAGATGACCCTCTCATGGTGCTTCCACCCAAGTTTGCATTCTCTCATGATGTACAAGGTCTTTCAAGTGTGAACGGTCTGCATGGCAGGCCCATCGGTTGA
- the LOC8058269 gene encoding DNA (cytosine-5)-methyltransferase CMT2 isoform X1, translating into MEPEPPPPGPTSPSSPLATGPAAAASEGSPAGGDGRAEGDEAGGFSAGLEPLWSLLFGDPAELEPMWSPPREFGVGAEFAAPDPEAEADVDDAEGPWDGAPWRSTGVVAGEGLATCTTTLLNPTLAAGFSEFSIAASDTTTAISQGAVLEVMPIHSGPDSSSPVPSPSCSPIPVALEERAPVVIPGSEPPLPLPVASSEAILEEGTLECTFNSVPSPPALPSSDRPDLGAEDGPNDWSSLLKVLSGSMPVIDMAATERPGDNAANCSMCMSDIATGDGTPLRSSPRIMAVKTKANAASLEHEIESSRASEHRLAVSRQISTSEGSQQPVSARLFEETTVASGKPVHLPDGVKPQGSPDIIDIYTSSTDVVVALPVVSKRSLKNKVVSIKTKANAASLEQEIESSRASKHRLAVSQQSTVSEGSQQPVSARLFEETTVSSGKPVHLPDGVKPQGSPEIVAIHCSSTDVVVALPVVSKRSLKNKVVSSSPRKTRSSSKVVVNSNRVSAVSQVMNCVPAVHKASSSIPPRKHKLASEKCLPNLERVDAMLHNSGLISANKAVHGTPLEVEAALSQPPKAKQPRICLGKCSLNLKSAENSSSSICELPMVTVTSAPEDKPISAPENKPLDTHCTDSEMVDSMDGSYFFVGDAVPDEEAQKRWPHRYQNNHCLLKKDKRSNTQTVSNVGKAVLDVKCHYLEASICGSTLCIGDCAFIKGLEGKPHYIGRLLEFFETTADEYYFTVQWFFRAEDTVMEDQAQSHDPRRLFYSDLKDDNLLDCIVSKVTIMPVSPSLNEKPRLIPSFHYYYDMKYSLDYSTFSTMEMGDPNDTLHSHYTSSNNVKRIDFTEKQKSPTSEMRELSLLDLYCGCGGMSTGLCLGARGGGVNLVARWAVDGDEVACETFRLNHPETRVRNETTDDFLELLKEWKKLCKTYVKPCSKVKSQSNVPTQSSNGTPDCSTFSTEEFEVWKLVDICFGDPNGVRKRALYFKVRWKGYGPNDDTWEPMEGLKNCKDAIRDFVIEGHNKKILPLPGDVDVICGGPPCQGISGYNRNREFDAPFNCERNKQIIVFMDVMQFLKPKYIYMENVLDILKFADATLARYALSRLVSMHYQAKLGVMAAGCYGLPQFRMRVFLVGCHPKEKLPPFPLPTHEAIVKNGCPLAFERNLVGWPDSMPMQLEKPIVLEDALSDLPEVENGEKREEMLYMKGPQTEFQRYIRSFNSEVLGSRAHVIKVSKSKLFDHRPRALDVDNYLRVLQIPKKKGANFRDLPGVIVGPDNIARLDPTKERILLPSGNPLVVDCVLAYKNGKSLRPYGRLWWDEVVGTVLTCPNAHMQALIHPAQDRLLTIRESARLQGFPDSFRFRGTVKDRYRQIGNAVAVPVGRALGYALAMAYLNKTGDDPLMVLPPKFAFSHDVQGLSSVNGLHGRPIG; encoded by the exons ATGGAGCCCGAGCCCCCGCCCCCCGGTCCCACCTCGCCCTCCTCGCCGCTGGCGACAGGCCCCGCTGCCGCCGCCTCTGAGGGTTCTCCGGCGGGCGGCGACGGCAGGGCGGAGGGCGACGAGGCGGGGGGTTTCAGCGCTGGGCTGGAGCCACTATGGTCGCTCCTCTTCGGCGACCCAGCGGAGCTGGAGCCCATGTGGTCGCCGCCGAGGGAGTTTGGTGTCGGCGCGGAATTCGCCGCCCCGGACCCGGAGGCGGAGGCCGATGTGGACGACGCGGAAGGGCCCTGGGACGGCGCGCCCTGGAGGTCCACCGGGGTTGTCGCCGGCGAGGGCCTGGCCACGTGCACGACGACGCTGCTGAACCCCACGCTGGCAGCCGGATTCTCCGAATTTTCGATCGCCGCCTCCGATACCACCACGGCAATTTCCCAGGGAGCCGTGCTAGAGGTCATGCCGATTCATTCCGgccctgattcttcttcaccggtgCCGTCGCCTTCGTGCTCCCCAATTCCGGTGGCTTTAGAGGAGCGTGCGCCTGTGGTGATCCCCGGCTCGGAGCCTCCGCTGCCGCTACCAGTGGCTTCTTCGGAAGCCATACTTGAAGAGGGAACTCTCGAGTGCACCTTCAACTCAGTGCCGTCGCCACCGGCTCTGCCTTCTTCAGATCGCCCTGATTTAGGGGCAGAGGATGGTCCCAACGATTGGTCCTCCTTACTGAAAGTTTTATCAGGATCCATGCCAGTTATTGATATGGCTGCGACGGAACGTCCTGGGGACAATGCTGCTAACTGCAGCATGTGTATGTCGGATATTGCTACTGGAGATGGCACACCGCTCCGAAGTTCTCCGAGGATAATGGCAGTCAAGACCAAAGCAAATGCCGCATCTTTGGAACATGAAATAGAATCATCTAGAGCTTCCGAGCACCGCCTAGCGGTTTCTCGGCAGATTAGCACCAGTGAAGGGAGCCAACAACCTGTATCTGCTAGGTTATTTGAGGAGACCACTGTCGCTTCAGGAAAACCAGTTCACTTGCCTGATGGGGTCAAGCCACAGGGATCACCAGATATCATTGACATATACACCTCCTCTACCGATGTTGTGGTGGCTTTACCGGTGGTGAGTAAAAGGTCCTTAAAGAATAAAGTAGTGTCAATCAAGACCAAAGCAAATGCTGCATCTTTGGAACAGGAAATAGAATCATCTAGAGCTTCCAAGCACCGCCTAGCGGTTTCTCAGCAGAGCACCGTTAGTGAAGGGAGCCAACAACCTGTATCTGCTAGGTTATTTGAGGAGACTACTGTTTCTTCAGGAAAACCAGTTCACTTGCCCGATGGGGTCAAGCCGCAAGGATCACCAGAGATTGTTGCCATACACTGCTCCTCTACGGATGTTGTGGTGGCTTTACCAGTGGTAAGTAAAAGGTCCTTGAAGAATAAAGTAGTGTCGTCTTCTCCAAGGAAGACTAGATCATCCTCAAAGGTGGTGGTGAATTCCAACAGGGTATCAGCTGTTTCGCAAGTGATGAATTGTGTGCCTGCTGTGCATAAAGCCAGTTCTAGTATACCTCCTAGGAAGCATAAGCTTGCTTCTGAGAAGTGCTTGCCCAATTTGGAGAGAGTGGATGCTATGTTACACAACTCTGGATTAATAAGTGCTAACAAAGCGGTCCATGGGACGCCCCTAGAGGTAGAGGCAGCATTATCTCAACCTCCAAAGGCAAAGCAGCCCAGGATATGCTTAGGGAAATGTTCATTGAATTTGAAGAGCGCAGAGAACAGTAGTAGCTCTATCTGTGAACTACCAATGGTCACAGTGACCTCAGCTCCGGAGGATAAACCGATCTCAGCTCCAGAGAATAAACCATTGGATACTCACTGTACTGATTCTGAAATGGTGGATAGCATGGATGGTTCCTATTTCTTTGTGGGTGATGCAGTGCCTGATGAGGAGGCTCAGAAGAGATGGCCTCACCGCTACCAGAACAATCATTGCCTTCTGAAGAAG GATAAGAGGAGCAATACCCAAACAGTTTCCAA TGTTGGCAAGGCTGTCTTGGATGTCAAATGCCACTATTTGGAAGCTAGTATATGTGGCTCAACTTTATGTATTGGGGATTGTGCATTTATTAAG GGTCTAGAAGGAAAACCACATTATATAGGCAGGTTATTAGAGTTTTTTGAAACAACTGCTGATGAATATTACTTCACTGTTCAGTGGTTTTTCAGAGCTGAAGACACA GTCATGGAAGACCAAGCACAGTCTCATGACCCAAGGAGGCTCTTTTACTCAGACCTGAAGGATGACAATTTACTAGACTGCATTGTTTCTAAAGTTACCATTATGCCAGTTTCTCCAAGT CTAAATGAAAAGCCTCGGTTAATTCCTTCATTCCACTATTACTATGACATGAAGTACTCTCTGGACTATAGTACATTTTCTACAATGGAAATGG GAGATCCAAATGACACGTTACATTCACATTACACTAGTAGCAACAATGTGAAAAGGATTGATTTCACTGAAAAGCAGAAGTCTCCCACATCAGAGATGAGGGAGCTTTCCCTGTTAGATCTGTACTGTGGTTGTGGGGGAATGTCTACTGGACTTTGTCTTGGGGCTCGTGGTGGTGGTGTGAATCTTGTAGCG AGATGGGCTGTTGATGGCGATGAAGTTGCATGTGAAACCTTCAGGCTAAATCATCCAGAAACTCGG GTCCGAAACGAAACCACCGACGATTTCCTTGAGTTGTTGAAGGAATGGAAAAAGCTATGCAAAACCTATGTGAAACCCTGCAGTAAAGTAAAGTCTCAGTCCAACGTTCCAACACAATCCAGTAATGGAACTCCAGATTGTTCTACATTTTCTACTGAAGAATTTGAAGTATGGAAGCTAGTTGATATTTGCTTCGGTGATCCAAATGGTGTCAGAAAGCGTGCCTTGTACTTTAAG GTCCGCTGGAAAGGTTATGGCCCTAATGATGACACATGGGAGCCAATGGAAGGGTTAAA GAACTGCAAAGATGCAATTAGGGATTTTGTTATTGAAGGGCACAATAAAAAGATCTTACCACTTCCT GGTGATGTGGATGTCATATGTGGAGGACCACCATGCCAAGGAATTAGTGGCTACAACCGCAATAGAGAATTTGATGCACCATTCAACTGTGAGAGAAATAAGCAGATCATTGTCTTCATGGATGTAATGCAATTTTTGAAGCCCAAATACATTTACATGGAAAATGTCCTTGATATACTGAAGTTTGCTGATGCAACACTTGCAAGATATGCTCTAAGTCGGCTAGTTTCTATGCATTATCAAGCAAAACTAGGGGTCATGGCTGCTGGATGTTATGGCCTCCCACAATTCCGAATGCGTGTCTTTTTGGTGGGCTGTCATCCAAAGGAG AAATTACCCCCGTTTCCTCTACCTACTCATGAGGCAATTGTGAAGAATGGTTGCCCCTTGGCTTTTGAG CGTAATTTAGTTGGATGGCCCGACAGCATGCCAATGCAACTAGAAAAACCAATTGTTCTCGAAGATGCTCTATCTGATCTTCCAGAA GTGGAGAATGGAGAAAAACGAGAAGAAATGCTATATATGAAGGGACCTCAGACAGAATTCCAAAGATATATTCGGTCATTTAATTCTG AAGTGCTTGGATCCAGAGCTCATGTCATAAAAGTGTCTAAATCAAAATTGTTTGACCATCGACCAAGGGCACTGGATGTTGATAACTACTTAAGAGTACTGCAGATTCCCAAGAAAAAG GGAGCTAATTTTAGagaccttccaggagtcataGTAGGTCCTGACAACATAGCTAGATTAGATCCAACTAAGGAGAGAATACTATTGCCATCTGGTAATCCTCTG GTGGTTGATTGTGTCCTAGCCTACAAGAATGGTAAATCATTAAG ACCATATGGTCGACTCTGGTGGGACGAGGTAGTGGGAACTGTGCTGACATGTCCAAATGCTCACATGCAG GCCTTAATACATCCTGCACAAGACAGACTGCTAACTATTCGTGAAAGTGCTCGTTTGCAAGGTTTTCCTGACAGCTTCAGGTTTCGTGGAACAGTCAAAGACAG ATACCGCCAGATTGGAAATGCAGTGGCTGTACCTGTCGGTCGTGCGCTTGGGTATGCCCTGGCCATGGCCTATCTGAACAAGACTGGAGATGACCCTCTCATGGTGCTTCCACCCAAGTTTGCATTCTCTCATGATGTACAAGGTCTTTCAAGTGTGAACGGTCTGCATGGCAGGCCCATCGGTTGA